In the candidate division KSB1 bacterium genome, one interval contains:
- the murB gene encoding UDP-N-acetylmuramate dehydrogenase, whose protein sequence is MNLKQLQANLTKIFGPERLRVNELLVKHCNWRVGGPADLFITVRTADELTQAVRAARQQDHKPTILGFGANVLVSDKGIRGLVILNRAHRISFQQNHIVEADSGTNLAVLAKEAAKQGVGGLEFLIGIPGTVGAAVAVNAGTRQQWISTLVEKALVLTNNGQKTWLKGDELEFSYRNSKLKQTGEVVITARLQGKPDEPLNIERKLKEELKVRKTQPTGPSAGSVFTNPPGDFAGRLIEACELKGLQIGGAQISEMHANFILNLGDAKAGDIKEAIKKVKLEVAKKFNIQLEEEIRYLGEW, encoded by the coding sequence ATGAATCTAAAACAACTACAAGCGAACTTAACCAAAATATTTGGCCCGGAACGTTTACGAGTAAACGAACTATTAGTCAAACACTGCAACTGGCGAGTCGGCGGCCCGGCTGATTTATTTATTACTGTTCGAACGGCAGATGAGCTAACTCAGGCCGTACGCGCCGCGCGGCAGCAAGATCATAAACCCACCATTTTGGGGTTTGGTGCCAACGTACTGGTTTCCGACAAAGGCATTCGCGGACTGGTGATATTGAATCGAGCTCACCGAATTTCTTTTCAACAAAATCATATTGTTGAAGCTGACTCAGGTACCAACCTCGCTGTTCTAGCAAAAGAAGCTGCAAAACAAGGTGTTGGGGGCTTGGAGTTTCTCATCGGCATTCCCGGAACCGTTGGCGCAGCGGTTGCCGTGAACGCGGGTACCCGCCAGCAGTGGATCAGTACTTTAGTTGAAAAAGCTCTGGTTTTAACAAACAATGGACAAAAAACCTGGCTCAAGGGAGATGAATTGGAGTTTTCTTATCGAAATAGTAAACTCAAACAAACCGGCGAAGTCGTCATTACGGCAAGATTACAAGGAAAGCCGGATGAACCCCTAAACATAGAACGCAAACTGAAGGAAGAACTAAAAGTACGCAAAACGCAACCGACGGGGCCCAGTGCTGGTTCTGTGTTCACGAATCCCCCGGGTGATTTTGCAGGCAGGTTAATTGAAGCGTGCGAATTAAAAGGACTGCAAATAGGCGGTGCGCAGATTTCAGAGATGCATGCCAATTTTATTTTGAATCTCGGTGACGCAAAAGCAGGGGACATAAAAGAGGCT